Proteins encoded in a region of the Lujinxingia litoralis genome:
- a CDS encoding hybrid sensor histidine kinase/response regulator, with product MNRFPSLLVYGPCPEIDANDLSVDCVRPDQVDARDSLSVNLRHHRLAIIDGALPDALHHITTLRTLAPGCATLLLAEPDDHALIRAALDLGLGDVLVRTDNPDTNRILTAHKVRRALNTCHIRQRLHDSERRFWSLFEAAPIGLQLLGLRGQCEHANHTLQELLGYSLDELRRFPLSELLVDDDVQIWESLLAELRLGQRDLYSLELRLARSNGDIRYAKFTLTLLRDPGGQPEHVLAMITDLTDQKRIQENLQHADKMQAMGRLAGGVAHDFNNLLTIIGSHCYIMRDLSGDPQRLSDSVDAILSASERGGKLTRQLLTFGRRHVRESKVLDLNTLLDEMRVVLESLFGTSVRLNIELDRSLHELFADRSQLEQVIMNLAINARDAMPEGGRFSLRTYNLSIDSPSSAYPRELTSGPYAVLEVRDTGQGMPPEVQRQIFEPFFTTKAVGQGTGLGLSTVYGVITQDGGHISVESSPDQGTTFTIYMPAARQEASTPARLRRARRATPIPGDETILLVEDDDQLRQPVRMLLERKGYHVLEASHAEEALELSRTYDGPIDLLLSDVIMPGIDGVALSRHITTTRPETAVLLMSGYTADALEATEGPDPPRLLQKPFGMDTLTRTIRTILKSP from the coding sequence ATGAACCGTTTTCCCAGCCTCCTGGTCTACGGCCCCTGCCCGGAGATCGACGCCAACGACTTGAGCGTCGACTGTGTACGCCCCGATCAGGTCGACGCCCGCGACTCGCTCTCGGTGAACCTGCGGCATCATCGCCTGGCCATCATCGACGGCGCGCTGCCTGATGCCCTACACCATATCACGACGCTGCGCACCCTCGCCCCGGGCTGCGCCACGCTCCTGCTGGCCGAGCCCGACGACCACGCCCTGATCCGCGCCGCCCTGGATCTGGGCCTTGGCGATGTGCTGGTGCGCACCGACAACCCGGACACCAACCGCATCCTGACCGCCCACAAAGTCCGCCGAGCGCTCAACACCTGCCATATTCGACAGCGCCTCCACGACAGCGAGCGACGCTTCTGGAGCCTCTTCGAAGCCGCTCCCATTGGCCTGCAGCTTCTGGGACTGCGCGGTCAGTGCGAACACGCCAACCACACCCTTCAAGAACTCCTGGGCTACTCCCTCGACGAGCTGCGACGCTTCCCCCTGAGCGAACTCCTGGTCGACGACGACGTTCAGATCTGGGAGTCCCTCCTGGCAGAACTGCGCCTGGGCCAACGCGACCTCTACTCGCTGGAGCTCCGCCTGGCCCGCAGCAATGGCGACATCCGCTACGCCAAATTCACCCTCACCCTGCTGCGCGATCCCGGCGGTCAGCCCGAACACGTGCTGGCCATGATCACCGACCTCACAGACCAAAAACGCATCCAGGAAAACCTCCAGCACGCCGACAAAATGCAGGCCATGGGGCGCCTGGCCGGCGGGGTGGCCCACGACTTCAACAACCTGCTCACCATCATCGGCAGCCACTGCTACATCATGCGCGACCTCTCCGGCGACCCGCAGCGCCTGAGCGATAGCGTCGACGCCATCCTCAGCGCCAGCGAGCGCGGCGGTAAACTCACCCGCCAGCTCCTGACCTTTGGCCGCCGCCACGTCCGCGAGTCCAAAGTCCTCGACCTCAACACCCTCCTCGACGAGATGCGCGTGGTCCTGGAGAGCCTCTTCGGCACCAGCGTGCGCCTCAACATCGAGCTCGACCGCTCCCTGCACGAGCTCTTCGCCGATCGCAGCCAGCTGGAACAGGTCATCATGAACCTGGCCATCAACGCCCGTGACGCCATGCCCGAAGGCGGACGCTTCAGCCTGCGCACCTACAACCTGAGCATCGACTCGCCATCCTCGGCCTACCCCCGCGAGCTCACCTCCGGGCCCTACGCCGTGCTCGAAGTCCGCGACACCGGCCAGGGCATGCCCCCCGAGGTCCAGCGCCAGATCTTTGAGCCCTTCTTCACCACCAAAGCCGTCGGCCAGGGCACCGGCCTGGGGCTCTCCACCGTCTACGGCGTCATCACCCAGGATGGCGGCCACATCAGCGTGGAGAGCTCCCCCGACCAGGGCACCACCTTCACCATCTACATGCCCGCGGCCCGCCAGGAAGCCTCCACCCCGGCGCGCCTCCGCCGCGCCCGCCGCGCCACCCCCATCCCCGGCGATGAGACCATCCTTCTGGTCGAAGATGACGACCAGCTCCGCCAGCCGGTGCGCATGCTCCTGGAGCGCAAGGGCTACCACGTGCTCGAAGCCTCCCACGCCGAAGAAGCCCTGGAGCTGAGCCGCACCTACGACGGCCCCATCGACCTTCTCTTGAGCGACGTCATCATGCCCGGCATCGACGGCGTCGCCCTCTCGCGCCATATCACCACCACTCGCCCCGAAACCGCCGTGCTGCTGATGAGCGGCTACACCGCCGACGCCCTGGAGGCCACCGAGGGCCCCGATCCCCCTCGCCTCCTCCAAAAACCCTTCGGGATGGATACGCTGACGCGCACGATCCGCACGATCTTAAAATCCCCCTGA
- the pepF gene encoding oligoendopeptidase F: MIDLSFPTYFDDDVEGARPRTRDRAQIDARYKWDLNDIYGDWSAWEADMRTIREEMDRFVELRGQLAQGAEKVLQAYRLQDTIGMISYKLYRYPQLQYDLDQRDNEVQARLQEVQQLFAEYGSRAAWFTPELLEIEQSTMEQWLEEEAELSPYRFPILEAYRAQEHVLDEGGEKILALGSRFRSAPAEIYRSLTTADVSFNTVTLSDGDEVVVSYGEYSNLLHTRRDQDDRRKAFEAMYSIFEAKRNTFASLYNSICQRDWAQAQSRNYSSTAEAALDDDNVPVSVLETLIEAAREGAEPLRRYHRLRKEVLGLKEYHLYDGSIPLLESDEVYTYDGAREVLIESVAPLGERYQELLGEALGGGWIDVYETEGKRSGAYSAGVYGVHPYMLLNYTDTLDDVFTLTHELGHTLHTVLSCEAQPFATSSYTIFVAEVASTTNEALLLDHLLKQTEDPARRAFLLQQAISGIAGTFYSQALFADYELEAHRMAERGEPMTAERLDALYMEKMKAYYGDALTIDELYKVTWARIPHFFNSPYYVYQYATCYASSAKIVAGLLSEDQAERQATQARYLELLSSGGNDHPMNQLQKAGVDLRDADTVRAVTRRMDELVGMLEAELQRLS; this comes from the coding sequence ATGATCGATCTGAGCTTCCCGACCTATTTTGACGATGACGTTGAAGGCGCGCGCCCCCGGACCCGCGATCGCGCGCAGATCGATGCGCGCTACAAGTGGGATCTCAACGATATTTACGGCGACTGGTCGGCCTGGGAGGCCGATATGCGAACGATCCGGGAAGAGATGGATCGCTTTGTGGAGCTGCGCGGTCAGCTGGCCCAGGGCGCCGAGAAGGTGCTTCAGGCCTACCGCTTGCAGGACACCATCGGGATGATCTCCTACAAGCTCTACCGTTATCCGCAGCTGCAGTACGATTTGGATCAGCGCGATAACGAGGTGCAGGCTCGTCTCCAAGAGGTACAGCAGCTCTTTGCCGAGTACGGTTCGCGCGCGGCGTGGTTTACGCCGGAGCTCCTGGAGATTGAGCAGTCCACCATGGAGCAGTGGCTGGAGGAGGAAGCGGAGCTTTCGCCCTATCGCTTCCCGATTCTGGAAGCCTACCGGGCTCAGGAGCATGTGCTGGACGAGGGAGGGGAGAAGATCCTGGCGCTGGGCAGCCGTTTTCGCTCGGCGCCGGCGGAGATCTACCGCTCGTTGACCACGGCCGATGTGAGCTTCAACACCGTGACGCTCTCCGATGGCGACGAGGTGGTGGTGAGCTACGGGGAGTACTCCAACCTGTTGCACACCCGTCGCGATCAGGACGATCGCCGCAAGGCGTTTGAGGCGATGTACTCGATCTTTGAGGCCAAGCGAAACACCTTTGCCTCGCTCTACAACAGCATCTGCCAGCGGGACTGGGCCCAGGCGCAGTCGCGCAACTACAGCAGCACGGCTGAGGCGGCGCTGGATGATGATAACGTGCCGGTGTCGGTGTTGGAGACGTTGATCGAGGCCGCCCGCGAGGGCGCGGAGCCGCTGCGTCGGTACCACCGTCTGCGCAAGGAGGTGCTGGGGCTTAAGGAGTACCACCTCTACGACGGCTCGATTCCGCTGCTGGAATCCGACGAGGTCTACACCTACGACGGGGCGCGCGAGGTGCTCATTGAGTCGGTGGCCCCTCTTGGCGAGCGTTATCAGGAGCTGCTCGGCGAGGCGTTGGGAGGCGGTTGGATCGACGTTTATGAGACGGAGGGCAAGCGCAGCGGCGCCTACTCTGCGGGGGTCTACGGGGTGCACCCCTACATGCTGCTGAACTACACCGACACGCTCGACGACGTGTTCACGCTGACCCATGAGCTCGGGCATACGCTGCATACCGTGCTCTCGTGTGAGGCCCAGCCTTTTGCAACGTCGAGCTACACGATCTTTGTGGCGGAGGTGGCCTCAACGACCAATGAGGCGCTTTTGCTCGATCACCTGCTCAAGCAGACCGAGGACCCGGCCCGGCGAGCCTTTTTGCTCCAGCAGGCGATCAGCGGAATTGCGGGCACCTTCTACTCTCAGGCGCTTTTTGCGGACTACGAGCTGGAGGCGCATCGCATGGCCGAGCGTGGCGAGCCGATGACCGCGGAGCGTCTGGACGCCCTCTACATGGAGAAGATGAAGGCGTATTACGGCGACGCGCTGACCATTGACGAGCTCTACAAGGTGACCTGGGCGCGCATTCCACATTTCTTTAACTCTCCGTACTACGTCTATCAGTACGCCACCTGTTACGCTTCGTCGGCGAAGATCGTGGCCGGGTTGCTCAGCGAAGATCAGGCGGAGCGTCAGGCCACGCAGGCCCGTTATCTGGAACTCTTGTCGAGTGGTGGAAATGACCACCCGATGAATCAATTGCAGAAGGCCGGCGTCGACCTTCGCGATGCCGATACCGTGCGCGCGGTCACTCGCCGCATGGATGAGTTGGTGGGTATGTTGGAGGCGGAGCTTCAGCGACTGAGCTGA
- a CDS encoding c-type cytochrome: MRRLWQRVAWVVAFGAGLMVLSCESPAERAAEGAEGAELIFARDEQEVARMPIPRGPAEQVTVEDPYFEATKTFRAVPLLPLLMEAYSMSSAELARYDFTLESIDGYAAPIPGARLTEPGAYVAFEDVEYAPNWEPIGPADADPAPLYLIWIHDHQDNTSIYPRPWQLRRVTIVSQEASRKVTAPLGLAEDHEAWAGYELFQTRCVMCHAINRSGGRVGPELNLPMNITEYREREQTLRFIRNAQAFRYSQMPAFEDLSPAELASLWSYLEAMRERKIHPEEAAKSDRDAAQESP, translated from the coding sequence ATGAGGCGACTGTGGCAGCGCGTGGCGTGGGTCGTGGCCTTCGGGGCTGGCCTGATGGTGTTAAGCTGTGAGTCTCCCGCCGAGCGGGCCGCAGAGGGCGCCGAGGGGGCGGAGCTGATCTTTGCGCGCGACGAGCAGGAGGTTGCCCGCATGCCTATCCCCCGCGGACCGGCCGAGCAGGTCACTGTGGAGGACCCGTACTTCGAGGCCACCAAGACCTTTCGGGCCGTGCCGCTCTTGCCGCTCTTGATGGAGGCCTACTCCATGAGCTCGGCAGAGCTGGCGCGCTACGACTTTACGCTGGAGTCCATCGACGGCTACGCCGCACCCATTCCCGGGGCCCGCCTCACCGAGCCCGGGGCCTACGTGGCCTTTGAGGACGTGGAGTACGCGCCGAACTGGGAGCCTATTGGACCGGCCGATGCCGATCCGGCGCCGCTCTATCTGATCTGGATTCATGATCATCAGGACAACACCAGTATCTATCCCCGGCCCTGGCAGCTGCGTCGGGTGACGATCGTCTCGCAGGAAGCTTCGCGAAAGGTCACCGCCCCGCTGGGCCTGGCCGAGGATCATGAGGCCTGGGCCGGCTACGAACTCTTTCAGACGCGCTGCGTGATGTGTCATGCCATCAACCGCAGCGGCGGGCGAGTGGGGCCGGAGCTGAATCTGCCCATGAACATCACCGAGTATCGGGAGCGCGAGCAGACCCTGCGTTTTATTCGCAACGCCCAGGCGTTTCGCTACAGCCAGATGCCGGCGTTTGAAGATCTGAGCCCGGCCGAGCTCGCCAGCCTCTGGAGCTATCTGGAGGCGATGCGCGAGCGAAAAATCCACCCGGAAGAGGCGGCGAAGTCGGATCGTGACGCCGCGCAGGAGTCGCCATGA
- a CDS encoding NUDIX hydrolase, with product MSSAWALIEDRGELLFIRRAFKVGRGGQWCPPGGTIWRNEWPEVACVREAFEETGLRVTVERPIAVFESAHYFVCRLNGSRDQLNLRARECIDYRWVSPTELLRIGTIMDLRRIIPILELGGYRIPDVPRGLVTAIPKKIY from the coding sequence ATGAGTTCAGCCTGGGCTCTAATCGAGGATCGCGGAGAGCTTCTTTTCATCCGCCGCGCCTTCAAGGTTGGTCGTGGCGGCCAATGGTGCCCTCCCGGGGGCACGATCTGGCGTAACGAGTGGCCCGAGGTGGCCTGCGTGCGCGAAGCCTTTGAGGAAACCGGTCTTCGCGTCACCGTAGAACGCCCCATCGCCGTCTTTGAGTCGGCGCACTACTTCGTATGTCGGCTCAACGGCTCCCGCGACCAACTTAACCTGCGCGCCCGAGAGTGCATCGACTACCGGTGGGTCTCCCCCACCGAGCTCCTGCGCATCGGCACGATTATGGATCTGCGCAGAATCATCCCCATCCTGGAGCTCGGCGGCTACCGCATCCCCGACGTGCCCCGGGGGTTGGTGACCGCGATCCCCAAAAAAATCTACTGA
- the dusB gene encoding tRNA dihydrouridine synthase DusB produces MGIPFEKLTPKRWGGEVPGPVERPPLDLGHGVVLDPPVVLSPMAAVTSSPFRRVCRDMGAGMVATEMVSAVGLIHRAPMAVSMVDLVEGESPVCVQIYGKRPEELARAAQIAVELGADVVDLNMGCPMKKVVSSGHGAALLRDVGRVQEIFSAMSEAVDVPVTGKMRAGWEDTSAVEVARAMEAGGAAALTIHGRTRSAMYDGHADLSVIAAVKEAVGIPVIGNGDVCDWVSARRMFSATGCDAVMVARGALGNPWVFREIAADLRGEAIPEPPSPELKRETLLRHVELYLERFGEARTCKEIRKHLLWYYRGTPGELVLRRRLSGLESAEDIRQAIDAALEANQGQAELRAKSHPRAAEIEAEAAGKAPAE; encoded by the coding sequence ATGGGAATTCCCTTTGAAAAACTGACGCCGAAGCGGTGGGGCGGTGAGGTGCCGGGGCCGGTGGAGCGCCCTCCGCTGGATCTGGGGCATGGGGTGGTGCTCGATCCGCCGGTGGTGCTCTCGCCGATGGCGGCGGTGACCAGCTCGCCATTTCGCCGGGTGTGTCGGGATATGGGGGCGGGGATGGTGGCCACCGAGATGGTGAGCGCGGTGGGGTTGATTCACCGGGCGCCGATGGCGGTGTCGATGGTGGATCTGGTGGAGGGGGAGTCGCCGGTGTGTGTGCAGATCTACGGGAAGCGTCCCGAGGAGCTGGCGCGGGCGGCGCAGATCGCGGTGGAGCTGGGGGCGGACGTGGTCGATCTGAACATGGGCTGCCCGATGAAGAAGGTGGTCTCCAGCGGGCACGGGGCGGCGCTCTTGCGGGATGTGGGGCGAGTGCAGGAGATCTTTAGCGCGATGAGCGAAGCGGTGGATGTGCCGGTGACCGGTAAGATGCGGGCCGGGTGGGAGGACACCAGCGCGGTGGAGGTGGCCCGGGCGATGGAGGCCGGCGGGGCGGCGGCTCTGACGATTCACGGGCGTACCCGCAGCGCGATGTACGACGGGCATGCCGACTTAAGTGTGATCGCCGCGGTGAAAGAGGCGGTGGGGATTCCGGTGATCGGCAATGGCGATGTTTGCGACTGGGTGAGCGCGCGGCGCATGTTTTCGGCCACCGGCTGCGATGCGGTGATGGTGGCCCGCGGGGCGTTGGGCAACCCCTGGGTGTTTCGGGAGATCGCCGCCGATTTGCGTGGGGAGGCCATTCCCGAGCCGCCTTCGCCCGAGCTGAAGCGGGAGACGCTCTTGCGCCATGTGGAGCTCTATCTGGAGCGCTTTGGGGAGGCGCGCACCTGCAAGGAGATTCGCAAGCACCTGCTCTGGTACTACCGCGGCACCCCCGGGGAGCTGGTGCTGCGCCGGCGATTGAGCGGGCTGGAGAGCGCCGAGGACATTCGCCAGGCGATCGATGCGGCGCTTGAGGCCAATCAGGGGCAGGCGGAGCTGCGGGCCAAGAGTCACCCGCGGGCGGCCGAGATCGAGGCCGAGGCAGCCGGGAAGGCGCCGGCGGAGTGA
- a CDS encoding DUF2914 domain-containing protein, translating to MNEGEGSPQEPVGASAPAGPLGVVRQTLQSDAVQRWAPMSLFVGGFGLDAWTLGRDVDLKALALVCIYVLLIPVCFGVLTHVTHEKVKRGASLALHFALGALFSALVVLYFRSAGQLITMLIVLVLFAAMVWNEFSSRARQQFELLWGIYGASAVMLLNFLLPYALGSVRALWFYLSLVLGMGWVLGARRLLGARGWRTLAPTASFALVLGVLYPLGVIPPVPLVTEGAVVGVDFEKSQGLYQVMAERPGLLEKVGVTSPEVLRGPGEPVTVVVAVSAPPQATAQLEHRWRRRTDEGWETTDVIPIAIRGGRKEGWRFYSRKKNLPDGQWRVETALKGGAVLGYETFGVREISQDERDALRMEPRSL from the coding sequence GTGAACGAAGGTGAGGGGAGCCCGCAGGAGCCAGTCGGCGCGTCAGCGCCGGCGGGCCCCCTGGGAGTTGTGCGCCAGACTTTGCAGAGCGATGCGGTGCAGCGTTGGGCGCCGATGAGCCTCTTTGTCGGCGGCTTTGGCCTGGATGCCTGGACGCTCGGGCGCGATGTCGACTTGAAAGCGTTGGCGCTGGTCTGCATCTACGTGCTGTTGATTCCGGTATGTTTCGGAGTGCTCACACATGTTACGCACGAGAAGGTGAAGCGTGGCGCGAGCCTGGCGCTGCACTTCGCGCTCGGGGCGCTCTTCAGCGCGCTGGTCGTGCTCTACTTCCGCAGCGCCGGGCAGCTGATCACCATGCTGATTGTGCTGGTGCTTTTTGCGGCCATGGTCTGGAACGAGTTCTCCAGTCGGGCGCGTCAGCAGTTTGAGTTACTGTGGGGGATTTACGGGGCAAGCGCGGTGATGCTGCTCAACTTCCTCCTGCCCTACGCGCTGGGGAGTGTGCGAGCGCTGTGGTTTTACCTGAGCCTGGTGCTGGGGATGGGCTGGGTGCTGGGAGCGCGCCGGCTTCTGGGGGCGCGGGGCTGGCGCACGCTGGCGCCCACAGCGAGTTTTGCGCTGGTGCTGGGGGTGCTCTATCCGCTGGGGGTGATTCCGCCGGTGCCGCTGGTGACCGAGGGCGCCGTGGTGGGCGTGGACTTTGAGAAGAGTCAGGGGCTCTATCAGGTGATGGCAGAGCGGCCCGGGTTGTTGGAGAAGGTCGGGGTCACCTCGCCAGAGGTGCTGCGGGGGCCTGGCGAGCCGGTGACGGTGGTGGTGGCGGTCTCGGCGCCGCCGCAGGCCACGGCTCAGCTGGAGCATCGCTGGCGGCGACGGACGGATGAGGGCTGGGAGACCACCGACGTCATTCCGATCGCGATTCGCGGCGGTCGTAAGGAAGGCTGGCGCTTTTATTCGCGCAAAAAGAACCTTCCTGACGGGCAGTGGCGTGTGGAAACGGCCCTGAAAGGCGGGGCGGTGCTCGGCTATGAGACCTTTGGCGTCCGCGAGATCTCTCAGGATGAGCGCGACGCACTCCGGATGGAGCCCCGTTCGCTCTGA
- the recD2 gene encoding SF1B family DNA helicase RecD2, whose translation MRSDSEGLERLRGELKRVRFASDDGQFAVCDLLVPDRVVPVTLVGNILATRPGESVEVWGRWREDVRYGRQFAIERIEAVLPATREGVERYLASDLIEGIGPTLARRIVAHFGASTLEILDAAPERVQEVEGIGKKRAARITASWEEGRLVHKIMVFLRSHGVSNANAVRIYRTFGAQAVEVIQQNPYALSEAIFGIGFKSADRIAMQAGVLPGDLSRLRAGLLHTLGEASGEGHMYLPWELLRPRAAELLGVGEHLLADALESLRQEERVSVEASPGGETRVYAAGALRVEERAARRLRRLAQSPGLTGRPEDAALAQVERELGVALAEAQRRAVRSVFEHKLAVITGGPGTGKTTIVRAICELAERQGWRVTLAAPTGRAARRLGETTARGATTVHRLLEYSFQAGGFQRDEERPLETDLLIVDEASMVDTWLLAALAAALPATACLALVGDIDQLPSVGPGQVLRDVIDSGIAGVTRLTEIFRQAEASTIVVNAHRINAGKMPVVPARKPGELVDFYTINAEDPKQAHARIVELVTERMPRAFGLDPLQDVQILAPMHRGEVGCSKLNEALQRAFHQGKPELVRGHRRFCEGDRVMQTRNNYEAEVFNGDVGQVVALHAEENTLTVRFDEREVSYDRANLDELVLAYAITVHKSQGSEYRAVVLPMSTQHYVMLQRNLLYTAVTRARELVVVVGSEEAVRLALKNDRASERYTQLARRLRGESV comes from the coding sequence TTGAGAAGCGACTCCGAAGGGCTGGAGCGGCTGCGCGGCGAGCTCAAACGGGTGCGCTTTGCCAGCGACGACGGTCAGTTTGCCGTATGCGATTTGCTGGTGCCCGATCGCGTGGTGCCGGTCACGCTGGTGGGCAACATTTTGGCCACACGCCCCGGGGAGTCGGTAGAGGTCTGGGGGCGCTGGCGCGAGGATGTCCGTTACGGCCGGCAGTTTGCCATTGAGCGTATTGAGGCCGTGCTGCCCGCGACCCGTGAGGGGGTGGAGCGCTACCTGGCCAGCGATCTGATCGAGGGGATTGGTCCCACCCTGGCCCGGCGCATCGTGGCCCATTTTGGCGCCTCGACGCTGGAGATCCTGGACGCGGCGCCGGAGCGGGTGCAAGAGGTTGAGGGGATCGGGAAAAAACGCGCCGCACGCATCACGGCGTCGTGGGAAGAGGGGCGCCTGGTTCATAAGATCATGGTGTTCTTGCGATCCCACGGGGTCTCCAACGCCAACGCCGTGCGGATCTACCGCACGTTTGGCGCGCAGGCTGTGGAGGTGATTCAGCAGAATCCTTACGCGCTCTCGGAGGCGATCTTCGGCATCGGCTTTAAGAGCGCCGATCGCATCGCGATGCAGGCCGGGGTGCTGCCAGGCGACCTGTCGCGCCTGCGCGCCGGACTTCTGCATACCCTGGGCGAAGCTTCGGGGGAGGGGCATATGTACCTGCCCTGGGAACTTCTGCGCCCGCGTGCCGCCGAACTTCTGGGAGTTGGGGAGCACCTGCTGGCCGATGCGCTGGAGTCGCTTCGCCAGGAGGAGCGTGTGAGTGTGGAGGCCAGCCCCGGGGGAGAGACCCGGGTGTACGCCGCCGGGGCGTTGCGGGTGGAGGAGCGCGCCGCGCGCCGGCTTCGCCGGCTGGCTCAGTCTCCCGGGCTGACGGGACGCCCGGAGGACGCGGCGCTGGCCCAGGTGGAGCGCGAGCTGGGAGTGGCGCTGGCCGAAGCCCAGCGCCGCGCGGTGCGTTCGGTTTTTGAGCATAAACTCGCCGTGATCACCGGGGGGCCGGGCACGGGGAAGACCACCATCGTCCGGGCGATCTGCGAGCTGGCCGAACGCCAGGGCTGGCGGGTGACTCTGGCCGCGCCCACCGGCCGCGCCGCCCGGCGCCTGGGTGAAACCACCGCCCGAGGGGCCACCACCGTGCACCGGCTGCTGGAGTACAGCTTTCAGGCCGGTGGGTTTCAGCGCGATGAGGAGCGCCCGCTGGAGACGGACCTGCTCATCGTGGATGAGGCCTCGATGGTCGATACCTGGCTGCTGGCGGCGCTGGCCGCAGCGCTGCCCGCGACGGCCTGTCTGGCGCTGGTGGGGGATATCGATCAGCTCCCCAGTGTGGGGCCCGGCCAGGTCTTGCGCGACGTGATCGACAGCGGTATCGCCGGGGTCACGCGTCTCACCGAGATCTTCCGTCAGGCGGAGGCGTCGACGATTGTGGTCAACGCGCACCGCATCAACGCCGGGAAGATGCCGGTGGTGCCGGCGCGAAAGCCCGGTGAGTTGGTTGATTTTTATACGATCAACGCCGAAGACCCGAAGCAGGCCCACGCGCGAATCGTGGAGCTGGTCACCGAGCGCATGCCCCGGGCCTTTGGGCTCGACCCCCTTCAGGACGTGCAGATTCTGGCGCCGATGCACCGCGGTGAGGTGGGCTGCTCAAAACTCAACGAAGCGCTGCAGCGGGCCTTTCATCAAGGAAAGCCCGAACTGGTGCGGGGGCATCGCCGCTTCTGTGAGGGCGACCGAGTGATGCAGACCCGCAACAACTATGAGGCCGAGGTCTTCAACGGAGATGTCGGGCAGGTGGTGGCGCTTCATGCCGAGGAGAACACGCTCACGGTGCGTTTTGATGAGCGCGAGGTCAGCTACGATCGCGCAAACCTCGATGAGCTGGTGCTCGCCTACGCTATCACGGTGCACAAGAGTCAGGGCTCGGAGTACCGGGCGGTCGTGCTGCCCATGTCGACTCAGCACTACGTGATGTTGCAGCGCAACCTGCTCTACACCGCGGTGACGCGCGCGCGGGAGCTGGTGGTGGTGGTCGGCAGCGAGGAGGCCGTGCGGCTGGCGCTTAAAAACGACCGGGCCTCGGAGCGCTACACGCAGCTGGCGCGGCGCCTCCGAGGCGAATCGGTCTAA
- a CDS encoding helix-turn-helix domain-containing protein yields the protein MRAHLSDQQWRRVAELWREIHALSSVSLERAWEHVNMRLVELVDGVSMAGYAQRRSADGEAVEPVFFSSAGYDMERRLQILRAWQEAEPDVEGCPVNRQMVPAGSRCLAVPHSACVTPQQWEHSASKRLADALGIADAITVIMPAYQSAELFLCIDRKRGGRPFDYGDAALLVAAVEGVRPLMMRYLRSLGMLPGQQALTREERQLVRLLAGERDEDAIAQELGASLETLAAQSAQVYRKLAVANRYALIRLWFGVGESPISMDLAALGAQEPAAVGLEREAYVAARVRRMLREAPGAPQLQLEEVARRLSMSERNLQRHLRQANTSFRALVDEVRQVRAHQMLASPQLEFTDIALRLGYEQVSSFNRAIKRWTGKTPGVVRSELLSAERPQDDAGCVVRDSQ from the coding sequence GTGAGAGCACACTTAAGTGATCAGCAGTGGCGGCGAGTGGCGGAGCTCTGGCGAGAAATTCACGCGCTGAGCAGCGTGAGCCTGGAGCGGGCCTGGGAGCACGTGAACATGCGCCTGGTGGAGCTGGTCGACGGCGTGAGCATGGCGGGTTATGCGCAGCGTCGGTCGGCGGATGGCGAGGCGGTCGAGCCGGTGTTTTTTAGCTCGGCGGGCTACGATATGGAGCGGCGCTTGCAGATCCTCCGCGCCTGGCAGGAGGCGGAGCCCGATGTGGAGGGCTGCCCGGTAAATCGGCAGATGGTCCCGGCCGGGTCTCGCTGTCTGGCTGTGCCGCATTCGGCCTGCGTGACCCCGCAGCAGTGGGAGCACTCGGCGTCGAAGCGTCTGGCCGACGCGCTGGGTATCGCCGATGCGATCACCGTGATCATGCCGGCCTACCAGAGCGCGGAGCTCTTTTTGTGCATCGATCGCAAGCGGGGAGGGCGCCCCTTTGATTATGGCGATGCGGCGTTGTTGGTGGCCGCGGTCGAGGGCGTGCGCCCCTTGATGATGCGTTACCTGCGCTCTCTGGGGATGCTGCCCGGCCAGCAGGCGTTGACTCGGGAGGAGCGCCAGTTGGTGCGCCTGCTGGCCGGCGAGCGCGACGAGGACGCGATCGCCCAGGAGCTCGGAGCCAGCCTGGAGACGCTGGCGGCCCAAAGCGCGCAGGTCTACCGCAAGCTGGCTGTGGCCAACCGCTACGCGCTGATTCGGCTGTGGTTCGGGGTGGGGGAGTCGCCGATTTCGATGGATCTGGCAGCGCTCGGGGCGCAGGAGCCGGCGGCGGTGGGGCTGGAGCGCGAGGCCTATGTGGCCGCCCGCGTGCGTCGGATGCTCCGGGAGGCCCCGGGAGCTCCGCAGCTGCAGCTCGAGGAGGTGGCGCGTCGCCTGAGCATGAGCGAGCGCAACCTGCAGCGTCACCTGCGTCAGGCCAACACCTCCTTTCGTGCGTTGGTCGATGAGGTCCGGCAGGTTCGCGCCCACCAGATGCTCGCCAGCCCGCAGCTGGAGTTTACCGACATCGCGCTGCGCCTGGGCTACGAGCAGGTCTCCAGCTTTAATCGCGCCATCAAACGCTGGACCGGCAAGACTCCGGGGGTAGTCCGTTCAGAACTCCTGAGTGCCGAGCGCCCCCAGGACGACGCTGGCTGCGTCGTCAGGGATTCGCAGTAG